The Pseudochaenichthys georgianus chromosome 24, fPseGeo1.2, whole genome shotgun sequence genome includes a region encoding these proteins:
- the LOC117440334 gene encoding SH3 domain-binding glutamic acid-rich-like protein 3, whose amino-acid sequence MPVKVFYTSVSGSKEIKKRQQQILDVLSSKKVEFEAIDISQDSNTKDEMRKMANDATALPPQICNGNEHCGNYEAFLEAIENEQLEAFLKLKKE is encoded by the exons ATGCCTGTCAAAGTATTTTATACCAGCGTCAGCGGCTCCAAAGAG ATCAAGAAAAGACAGCAACAAATCTTGGATGTTCTTTCCTCCAAGAAAGTAGAATTTGAAGCTATAGACATTAGTCAGGATTCTAATACCAAGGATGAAATGAGGAAAATGGCAAATGACGCTACGGCTCTACCTCCTCAGATATGCAATGGGAACGAACATTGTGGG aACTACGAAGCATTTTTGGAGGCAATTGAGAACGAACAGTTGGAGGCGTTTCTCAAGCTCAAAAAGGAATGA
- the rps12 gene encoding small ribosomal subunit protein eS12, which translates to MAEEGSVPAAVPAGGAAGGISTGVMDVNTALPEVLKTALIHDGLARGIREAAKALDKRQAHLCALAGNCDEPTYVKLVEALCAEHQINLIKVDDNKKLGEWVGLCKIDREGKPRKIVGCSCVVVKDYGKESQAKDVIEEYFKGKK; encoded by the exons ATGGCCGAGGAAGG TAGCGTCCCTGCTGCAGTCCCTGCTGGAGGTGCTGCTGGAGGTATTTCGACGGGTGTGATGGATGTGAACACTGCTCTCCCTGAAGTGCTCAAGACCGCACTTATCCACGATGGCCTTGCCCGTGGTATCCGTGAGGCTGCCAAGGCCCTGGACAA GCGTCAAGCCCATCTCTGTGCCCTTGCAGGCAACTGCGATGAGCCCACATACGTCAAGCTGGTGGAAGCCCTCTGTGCGGAGCATCAGATCAACCTGATAAAG GTTGATGACAACAAGAAGCTCGGCGAGTGGGTCGGTCTGTGCAAGATCGACCGTGAGGGCAAACCCCGTAAGATTGTGGGCTGCAGCTGTGTGGTGGTCAAG GACTACGGCAAGGAGTCTCAAGCCAAGGATGTGATTGAGGAATACTTCAAAGgcaaaaaataa